The window CACAAAGCTGAGAGGGACCAGGGGAGCAAGGAAGGCCGGCCTCTTCTGCTTTATTGCACTGAGAGGAGGGTGCaggtgcaggcacacacacacacacacacacacacacacaagaagtaAGTACAGTCGTGGGCAAAAGTGTTGGCAGTGACACATTGTGTTTTgtaaagtttgctggttcagtatttgtagATCAttttttcacatgtttctatggCATCCTGGAAAACAATAACATGCATTTCAAGTTTTAAAGGCTTTCATTGGCAAAAACATTCAATATATGCAGAGTCCCCCCTTTGTAGCAATCAATCTGCTCTtataatccaatcagaatgatagcgGGATTTCACCTGACTAGAACTTGTTGAAACTTGTGAAGGATTTAGTGTAATTATGTTAGCTGGCAATTTTATGCTAGGGCCCACAAACTGTGAAATGTGGGTTTTTGTGATCAAGTTCATTTTTTGGGGCCAATGAAGGAGCAAACCTTGCCAATACAAAATGTTTCACTGCCAATAGTTTTGGCTACAAATGTACACTGGTACCAACACCTACCAAGGCTTGTGTCTCTCAGTAGCAACACCTGAGCGTGCACAAGCACACCGTTGTTGGTGGGAATAAACCAGGGGTATTGTTGTAAAGGCCACTGACCTTCCCTCGTGGTTCGTTATCTGTGAGGGTTTGTATCTGTGAACGCCTCACAGCGCCGCTGATGTTAAGACATGCAGCAGTTACCTCACACAGGGGGGACAACGCTCAATGGCTGAGTCTCCTCACCTGGCGAGGAATGACCTCACATGAATGTGCCTGAGACGTGAACCTGTGCTGTGGTGAGGTCACACAACTGCCTGCTTCTCtgacaggtgggggggggggggagaaagagagtggggaaaaaaggagggaaagatacggtagagagaggaagagcgagagagctcGAGATGAAGaggcagagaaaagagagggtgcgtgtgtgcaacCCACCCTAAGGTCAGCCCCAGTGTGGCTAGACTGAAGAAGGCTCCGTAGTACTTGAGGAACTCTCTGGACCAGGCAATCTGCATGgccaccatcctctccctcatctggTCCTGCATCAGGATCTGACGTTCCATCTGAAACCAAAACATCACAACCCCCGACACTGAAACTGCATCGAAATGACCTAGAACACAGAACCAATGGAAAAAAGTGCTAGTagaaaaaataattaaacagAACGAAACAGAACCTGAGTACCAACAAGCTAAGTCTCCAGAGTTCCAGAACAATGGTCTCCAGAGACTCTGGATCTGCCGGTGTGGCGAGCGCACAGACAATGCTAACAAAGatcgagaggagaggggaaggatcgAGACATCTATTACACACTGAcgcccccccgacacacacacaccctggggagACACACTCCGCTAACACCCGACGCCTGTGACGCTGTGtgatgcctgtgtgcgtgtggtgggacacgtgcgtgtgcgtgcgtggttgTTTTTGTagcatggagtgtgtgtgtaaggaagaGTCAGGGGTGGACGTAGTAGGTGGGGTGACGGTAAGAGGATGTAGTAAGGCTCAGGTGAATTATCTCATTAACGATTCCATCAAGGACAAAAAGACTTATTTGCAGACAGACTGACGTCCAAGCCACACTTCTAAAGGACTAAAGACCACAGACCCTTCGTATCTGAAGGTGACTTGCGGTAAGTCAACTTGACTCTTTGTCTGCACCATTTCCTGTTGACCTCGAGTACGCTTGCCACTTCCTGCTTCCCAGCTTCCTCTTTCTTTGTGACGGCCATTGCAGGACATAGAAGATGGTTGACTTTTCAAACGAGAGCTTTTTGTTTCTGAAAGTCAGATGTCAAAGAtggtatataaaaaaaaaaaaagaagctacgTGCATATCAAGGGTAGAGGCTGACTTCACTGTACGAACCATACAAAAGACTAAAACGCCATTTAGTTTCTCATGATGAGAGACTAATTATAGGCTGTCACTGCCATTATTTCAATAGCTCTTTTCTCTCATGTAGCATGGCGTCATAAGCCGATGGCATCATATGAAGGCCTATGAGACACCATTTGAACAATGTCTAAATTACAATGTACATCAGCCACCGATCATTTCAGTAATCAAGCTACCTATTAAAATAAAAATCACACTTCTGAGAGTGCACAACAATACCTTGGAAAAACACACTTCCTGCGTTGATGCGACCAACTGTGCAGTTTAGCAAGACTGATTGGCCAACGAGTCTAATGGTTCCAATCAATAGAAGAGCTAGTGAGCTCCAAGCGGCCTAatcagtatgtgagtgtgttgagGTGTCTGTGTCACTGGCAGATAAAGGAGAGGTGCTTGATGTAAGTCCCCTTGACATTCTGGCACCTCAACAAGCACTGGATGATGACAAAATTAGGGGAGAAAATGTCaccatatacattttattttttcctAGTCCTTGTTTCGCTTCCTAATCAAGAATCTTTTGTTCATAGAGCCCAGGGAAGCTGAGTGGAGTCAATGCATGTAAGTGAATAAGACCCAAGCATGGAGGtaaggtgtggagagagagctggagcgaggggaggaggggggctggagaagagggaggagggcagagattgggcagggagacaggggaggagggcagagattgggcagggagacaggggaggagggcagagattgggcagggagacaggggaggagggcagagattgggcagggagacaggagatgaGGGTTTTACGTCTCTGTTCAGCAACCAGCAGAGAGAAGTGGACCTGGATCAACGCCCCCATGGTCAAGGGTGCTGAGGACACATGAACCATTTATCTCAGACACCACAGGCAGGTTTCCAAAGCCTCCCTGGCCTCCGTATTGGTCGAGAGGCAGGAAGTTAGGAtgtgggggtgaggatgggCCGCGTCCAATCAGGTcacaggaagagggggggatatCATcttttcttctgataaccaTCAGACAGGAAGGAGTTCTCATCTGCAGTATTTTAACCAGGGGCTGGCTGTGTGACGCAGAGCTAAGCCATTGATACCCCTCCCTACTCTATCACCCCTAGTGCCACCCCAACCCAAGAgatggccccgccccctctgggAGGCAGACATTTCCGGAAGGAAGTAGGGAGTGAAGGATGATGTGCAGTTTAGATAAGGGGTAATGTGTTTTCTAAAGAGCCAGAACATCCGGAGAGACAAGTTGTCTTTTCATTAGGTGACACATAAAGAGAAAGGCAACTTGGATGTTTATATCTGACTTTCCATTTAGAAGAACTGGGGAGGTCAACGCTACAATCTCCAGTATATTGGCACTTTTAtaccagtgtttgtgtgtgtgaggcaatgAAAACACTAGATGCAGGGGGCAGACTGAGGAAGACAtttatctctttttttcttctttctctctcccattttactctccctcccccttccctaatctcactctttctcttttcgaCCCCAGCACCATCCAAAGTCAAGTTTCACAGAGCAATATTTGGGAGTTCAAGTTTGCTTTGTAATCGTGTCGTGGTGACATGAACGAGGACTGGGGGACGTAAGGGCgatggggagaggatggggggagcaGGTGGGGGAAGGGAGGTATGGTTGGAGGGCAGGtagagtggagagagggctggagagtcGTAGCGAGGTGTCGAGGTGGAAGCAGCATACACTGACATTTCCTAAAGGCCAGAAGAGGAGTTGGCCAGGTCACAGGCTGGCAAACCAGACGGAAAACTGACAGTGACACGGCAGGCTGCCCAgccgacagacagacgggcagatagacagacagcaagGTGGCCAGGAAAGCAGGCAGGCGAGCAAACAGACAGCCTGTGCAGTCAGCACGCCAGTCACCTCTGCCCCATGTCTGCTTTGCTCCTAACCCATCCAACTCCTGAAACAAAACGTGTCAGATCCCTCTGGCATGACTGTTGTGATACCTGTAACCACATTACATTATACTAATATAGCCTTTTCCTCAATGAGGTGAAAGTCAGTCAAGGTCATATGGGAAGACAAGCCCAGGGGGTCTGTCATGTTAGCGTCACACCAGAACCTACTCAACCCTATCATCAAGTTGCCGTCCTCGTCCTACGTTTTCAAATTGAACCCATCAAAAATGTCCGAACCTCCAATTACCCggagacacattcacacaagacGTGTCCGTCTCCGACGCGGCCGCGGAGCCCGGCGAGATCCCGACCACAATGTGCGGCGACGAGCGTGTCATTAGCCGTGATTGGCACGGCATGAAAAGAGTGTCCGCAGAGTCGTGCGATCGCCTTGACATCTTAATGCAGGACGCACGGAGACGAGGCGCACGTGTCACACGGCCGGGGTCgcttcacctcacacacacacacacgacgagAGGCCGTTCAACACGGCCGTGGTCgcttcacctcacacacacacgacgagAGGCCGTTCAACGAAGGCCGGGAGATGGGCAGCTGCGCTGGACGGCAGCATCGATCTGTCCTCATACAGCCTTGGTCATACACAAAGTCATCATTGATCATGTGAAAGGAGCCCATTCTTCCAATAGATCAAGATGATCCTTATCAACACGAAATAAGACTGCAATTAAGGCTGTGTCAACATTTAAACTCAACGTACATACAAGCAGACCTACATATGAAGTGAGCTCAATGGAAAGACATCCAAATCAATATGATTCAGATTAACTGAATCCACCCCCAATATTAAACATAATTCAGATAAATCCCCAGGTGCACAAATCTGCCCGTGAGTCATCGCAGTGACCTTATCCAGGAACACATAACTCCAACTCAGTCACTGCTGCTCACACTACGGAAGCAAGGGAGCATGGTCATTGGTCATCATTTGGTACAGTTACAGTGGAGGAAGGCAAACCCATATGTTCTGGAGTGGTTAATAAGTGTGGCATGCCTGtggccatctctctctgctctctggtaACTACATCAGCAGGCTGGGGAGAGCTGCATATCGCAGGTGACGATTCCCTCGCGGGTTAAGAATGAATCAAACTCTAATTGGCCACAAAAAAGGAAGGGAATGTAAAAAAGAAATGCTTTTTCTCTCCTGGTATAGGTACATTGAAGAAAAAAGTGGATTTTCTATTTCACACCGAGAGGTGAATGGAAGCTGATCAGGCTTCTACATTCTACAGGAACATCAATAAAGAAAACAATTTATACAACATTTAAACACCATATTTCCCATACTCTATTTTTACCCAGAAAAATACATGATGACTTGTGACTTATACTCATGTAACGTTTATGTTTAAGTTAAtggataacccccccccctaatTGTATGTCTACGCCAAGACAAACATTTGTTTTATAGATGTGTAAACTACTTGAACTTGGGCCGCCAGCCTTGTGCCCAGTGTTGGGTGTGCAGGGGCCCACAGCCTGGTATAGTAGTTTAGTTTTATCAGTAGCATACAGACATGAATTAAGAACTCTTAGTCAAACCCCAGTCTGTCTCACCTGAAGTCTGGCATTGTGCAGCATGAACTCCTGTTGCTTCTGAAAGTTCTGGTCCATGGATTTAGACAGCA of the Osmerus eperlanus chromosome 14, fOsmEpe2.1, whole genome shotgun sequence genome contains:
- the plgrkt gene encoding plasminogen receptor (KT) translates to MGFLLSKSMDQNFQKQQEFMLHNARLQMERQILMQDQMRERMVAMQIAWSREFLKYYGAFFSLATLGLTLGAIKQKRPAFLAPLVPLSFVLAYQMDMAYGTLGYRMRGEAESIMASEHDRLPMPHGTPTYESIEKARRARSHLTSLLEK